In the genome of Campylobacter concisus, one region contains:
- the dnaK gene encoding molecular chaperone DnaK, with the protein MSKVIGIDLGTTNSCVSVFERGESKVIPNKEGKNTTPSVVAFTDKGEILVGDVAKRQAVTNPEKTIYSIKRIMGLMSNEKNAEEAKNRLPYHVVDRNGACAVEIAGKVYTPQEISAKILIKLKEDAEAYLGEKVTDAVITVPAYFNDSQRKATKEAGTIAGLNVLRIINEPTAAALAYGLDKKEAEKILVYDLGGGTFDVTVLETGDNIVEVLATGGNAFLGGDDFDNKIIDWLVSEFKNENGIDLKGDIMALQRLKEAAENAKKELSSAQETEINLPFITADATGPKHLVKKLTRAKFEGMIDSLVGETITKINEVTKDAGLNKSDIKEVVMVGGSTRVPLVQEEVKKAFGKELNKSVNPDEVVAIGAAIQGAVIKGDVKDVLLLDVTPLSLGIETLGGVMTKIIEKGTTIPTKKSQVFSTAEDNQSAVTIMVLQGEREFARDNKSLGNFNLEGIPAAPRGVPQIEVEFDIDANGILTVSAKDKATGKAQNITISGSSGLSEEEINNMVKDAELHKEEDKKRKDAVEARNQADALVHQTEKSMSELGEKVPAEDRSNIEAALNDLKEVLKDENSSKEQIDAKVEALSKASHKLAEAMYKKDENAGANGGNNKKDDDVIDAEVE; encoded by the coding sequence ATGTCAAAAGTTATAGGTATAGACTTAGGTACAACAAACTCTTGTGTGAGCGTTTTTGAGCGTGGCGAGAGCAAGGTTATCCCAAACAAAGAGGGCAAAAACACAACTCCATCAGTTGTTGCTTTCACAGACAAGGGTGAAATTCTAGTAGGTGACGTTGCAAAACGTCAAGCAGTTACAAATCCTGAAAAAACGATATATTCTATCAAACGTATCATGGGTTTGATGAGCAATGAAAAAAATGCTGAAGAGGCAAAAAACCGCTTGCCATATCACGTTGTAGACAGAAATGGTGCTTGCGCGGTTGAGATCGCTGGTAAGGTTTATACTCCACAAGAAATTTCAGCAAAAATTCTTATCAAACTAAAAGAAGATGCTGAAGCATATCTTGGCGAGAAGGTGACAGATGCGGTTATTACAGTGCCAGCTTACTTTAATGATAGCCAAAGAAAAGCTACAAAAGAGGCTGGAACGATCGCAGGACTAAACGTACTTCGTATCATCAATGAGCCAACAGCTGCAGCACTTGCTTATGGTCTTGATAAAAAAGAGGCTGAGAAAATTTTAGTTTACGACCTAGGTGGTGGTACATTTGACGTTACAGTGCTAGAGACTGGTGATAATATCGTTGAAGTTTTGGCAACTGGCGGTAACGCATTCTTAGGCGGTGATGACTTTGATAACAAGATAATTGACTGGCTAGTAAGTGAGTTTAAAAACGAAAATGGTATTGATCTAAAAGGCGATATCATGGCACTTCAACGCTTAAAAGAGGCTGCTGAAAATGCTAAAAAAGAGCTAAGCTCAGCTCAAGAGACTGAGATAAATTTACCATTTATCACAGCTGATGCGACTGGTCCAAAACACCTTGTCAAAAAGCTAACTCGTGCTAAATTTGAAGGCATGATCGACTCACTTGTGGGAGAGACTATCACTAAGATAAATGAGGTAACAAAAGATGCTGGTTTAAATAAAAGCGACATCAAAGAGGTCGTAATGGTCGGTGGTTCAACTCGTGTACCACTAGTTCAAGAAGAGGTCAAAAAAGCATTTGGTAAAGAGCTAAATAAGAGCGTTAATCCAGATGAAGTCGTAGCTATCGGTGCTGCTATCCAAGGCGCTGTTATAAAAGGCGACGTAAAAGACGTGCTACTTCTTGACGTAACTCCACTTAGCCTTGGTATCGAAACACTTGGCGGCGTGATGACAAAGATCATCGAAAAAGGTACAACCATACCAACTAAGAAAAGTCAAGTCTTCTCAACTGCTGAAGATAATCAAAGTGCCGTTACTATCATGGTTTTACAAGGTGAGCGTGAGTTTGCAAGGGATAATAAATCACTTGGAAATTTCAATCTTGAAGGCATCCCAGCAGCTCCAAGAGGTGTTCCTCAAATAGAAGTTGAGTTTGACATTGACGCAAACGGAATTTTAACCGTTTCAGCAAAAGATAAAGCAACTGGCAAAGCCCAAAACATCACCATCTCTGGATCAAGCGGCTTAAGCGAAGAAGAGATAAACAACATGGTAAAAGATGCTGAGCTTCATAAAGAAGAAGACAAAAAGCGTAAAGATGCAGTTGAAGCTAGAAACCAAGCTGATGCACTAGTTCATCAAACTGAAAAGAGTATGAGTGAACTTGGCGAGAAAGTTCCAGCTGAGGATAGAAGCAACATCGAAGCTGCACTAAACGATCTAAAAGAGGTCTTAAAAGATGAAAATTCTTCAAAAGAGCAAATTGATGCTAAAGTAGAAGCCCTAAGCAAAGCTAGCCACAAACTAGCAGAAGCTATGTATAAAAAAGATGAAAACGCTGGAGCAAACGGCGGAAATAATAAAAAAGACGACGACGTTATAGACGCTGAAGTCGAGTAA
- a CDS encoding trehalose-6-phosphate synthase encodes MYLFFLITHLICAIVFIGYVFFDVCIYPFAKKTVDAKTLEIVKKAYTKGSAKVFGTAFLLLLISGAYMAKDYFGGELGWWQSNFQKLLLVKIFVLLIMCLVTFISVFNVVLLKKPDPFGKFSHLIALVLCLIMVILAKVMWWA; translated from the coding sequence ATGTACTTATTTTTTTTGATTACTCATTTAATTTGTGCCATTGTATTTATAGGATACGTATTTTTCGATGTTTGCATATATCCATTTGCTAAAAAAACGGTTGATGCTAAAACCCTTGAAATAGTTAAAAAAGCCTACACAAAAGGCAGCGCAAAGGTTTTTGGCACAGCATTTTTGTTGCTTTTAATAAGTGGCGCTTATATGGCAAAAGACTATTTTGGAGGCGAGCTTGGCTGGTGGCAAAGCAACTTTCAAAAGCTGCTACTTGTAAAAATTTTTGTCTTACTCATAATGTGCCTTGTAACTTTTATCTCTGTTTTTAATGTCGTTCTTTTAAAAAAGCCTGATCCATTTGGTAAATTTTCACATTTAATAGCTCTAGTGCTTTGCCTGATAATGGTCATTTTAGCAAAAGTAATGTGGTGGGCTTAA
- the ppk2 gene encoding polyphosphate kinase 2: MSKDKKHQKSEKLGYEEELRLLQIELLKFQNYVKEKGLRVLMLMEGRDAAGKGGTIKRLTEHLNPRGCRIVALAKPSDVEKTQWYFQRYVTHLPSAGEIVIFDRSWYNRAGVEPVMGFCTQEEHKEFLREVPKFEEMIINSGIIFFKIYLSITKDEQKKRFKERQNDPLKQFKISPVDQKAQELWDQYSIAKYSMLLASHNSISPWVIVSSDNKKEARLNVFKFILSHVEYPKKINDYLEFDKNVVRDGSEEIKRIEEGLNKDKLKSID, encoded by the coding sequence ATGTCAAAAGACAAAAAACACCAAAAAAGTGAGAAACTTGGCTATGAGGAAGAGCTTAGACTACTTCAAATTGAACTTTTAAAATTTCAAAATTACGTAAAAGAAAAAGGCCTTAGAGTACTTATGTTAATGGAAGGGCGCGACGCAGCCGGTAAAGGAGGAACGATAAAACGCCTAACTGAGCATCTAAATCCAAGAGGTTGCCGTATAGTAGCGCTTGCTAAGCCAAGTGATGTCGAAAAAACGCAGTGGTATTTTCAAAGATATGTGACTCATCTGCCAAGTGCTGGAGAGATCGTGATCTTTGATAGAAGTTGGTACAATAGAGCTGGTGTTGAGCCAGTGATGGGCTTTTGCACGCAAGAAGAGCATAAGGAATTTTTACGTGAAGTGCCAAAATTTGAAGAGATGATCATAAACTCTGGCATAATTTTCTTTAAAATTTATCTTTCAATCACAAAAGATGAGCAGAAAAAACGCTTCAAAGAGAGGCAAAATGATCCGTTAAAGCAATTTAAAATTTCACCCGTTGATCAAAAAGCACAAGAGCTTTGGGATCAATACTCTATCGCCAAATACTCAATGCTTCTTGCCTCTCACAATAGCATTTCGCCATGGGTCATTGTCTCAAGCGATAACAAAAAAGAAGCTAGGCTAAATGTCTTTAAATTTATCCTAAGTCACGTTGAATATCCAAAAAAGATAAATGACTACTTGGAATTTGACAAAAACGTCGTAAGAGACGGAAGTGAAGAGATAAAACGCATAGAAGAAGGGCTAAATAAAGATAAGTTAAAGAGTATCGATTAA
- the dsbD gene encoding protein-disulfide reductase DsbD — protein sequence MFLKFLFSIILFAGSLFAEVLDVSKAFVLTPSVDSQNVEVKFNFGENIYLYKESFEIKLAGKKINELLNLPSSENTGEYEIYPKDFSIFIPLNLVKENLSNGKAILDINYQGCAKNGICYRPQSKIYEITDQAGKFSIATFKKEQKSDTDSFAEEFSSEQDIANGLGDKNFFISLLTFFGYGLLLSLTPCVFPMIPILSSIIVSKGANLNAKKGFLLSFIYVVAMSLAYALAGVAASLLGFGIAGALQNIYVLGAFAAIFVILSFSMFGFYDIKLPAKFENLISKKSQNSSGYVGIFIMGFASALIVSPCVAAPLAGALLYIAQSGNVFYGGIMLFAMGLGMGVPLLIIGLSSGKLLPKPGSWMDEVKKFFGFLMLIMAIWILARVLGEFFELLGYGIIGVFMAVYFGAFEVAEQSWAKFKKAFFILVFIYSVMLIVGSFLGSKEAFSPLSGLNLAKSDSALKFNSVKNLDELNEVIKNSTKPVLVDFYADWCVSCKEIEKITFKDSDVMDALANFALIRIDVTNGGSQNDEMLRNFGLIDPPALLLFNGGDELKFLRTIGFIDAKNFLAKLEKIK from the coding sequence ATGTTTTTAAAATTTCTTTTTTCGATTATTTTATTTGCAGGCTCGCTTTTTGCTGAGGTTTTAGATGTTAGCAAAGCCTTTGTTTTAACTCCAAGCGTTGATAGTCAAAATGTTGAAGTGAAGTTTAACTTTGGTGAAAATATCTATCTTTATAAAGAGAGTTTTGAGATTAAACTAGCTGGCAAAAAGATAAATGAGCTATTAAATTTGCCAAGTAGTGAAAATACGGGAGAATATGAAATCTATCCAAAAGATTTTTCGATTTTTATCCCATTAAATTTAGTAAAAGAAAATCTTTCAAATGGCAAAGCAATACTTGACATTAACTATCAAGGCTGTGCTAAAAACGGCATTTGCTACCGTCCGCAAAGTAAAATTTATGAGATAACTGACCAAGCTGGAAAATTTAGCATCGCCACTTTTAAAAAAGAGCAAAAAAGCGATACCGATAGCTTTGCTGAAGAATTTTCTAGCGAGCAAGATATCGCAAATGGGCTTGGAGATAAAAATTTTTTTATCTCACTTCTTACTTTTTTTGGTTATGGTCTCTTGCTTTCGCTAACTCCTTGCGTCTTTCCGATGATACCGATACTTTCAAGCATAATTGTCTCAAAAGGCGCTAATTTAAATGCAAAAAAAGGCTTTTTATTATCATTTATCTATGTTGTCGCGATGAGCCTAGCTTATGCACTAGCTGGAGTGGCAGCTAGCCTACTTGGCTTTGGTATCGCAGGCGCTTTGCAAAACATCTATGTGCTTGGCGCTTTTGCGGCCATTTTTGTCATTTTAAGCTTTAGTATGTTTGGATTTTATGATATAAAATTGCCAGCAAAATTTGAAAATTTGATAAGTAAAAAATCGCAAAATAGTTCAGGCTATGTTGGAATTTTTATTATGGGTTTTGCCTCAGCTCTCATCGTATCACCTTGCGTAGCAGCACCATTAGCTGGTGCGCTTCTTTATATTGCCCAAAGTGGAAATGTCTTTTATGGTGGCATTATGCTTTTTGCCATGGGGCTTGGCATGGGCGTGCCACTACTTATTATCGGGCTAAGCTCTGGAAAACTCTTGCCAAAACCTGGTAGTTGGATGGATGAAGTGAAAAAATTCTTTGGTTTTTTAATGCTCATAATGGCGATTTGGATCCTTGCGCGTGTGCTTGGAGAATTTTTTGAGCTATTAGGATATGGCATTATAGGCGTTTTTATGGCAGTTTATTTTGGGGCATTTGAAGTAGCAGAGCAAAGCTGGGCTAAGTTTAAAAAAGCGTTTTTTATCTTGGTTTTTATATATTCAGTTATGCTAATAGTTGGCTCATTTTTGGGCTCAAAGGAAGCTTTTTCTCCACTTTCTGGACTAAATTTGGCAAAAAGTGATAGTGCGTTAAAATTTAATTCCGTTAAAAATTTAGATGAACTAAATGAGGTAATAAAAAACTCAACCAAACCCGTTTTAGTAGATTTTTATGCTGATTGGTGTGTAAGCTGCAAAGAGATAGAAAAGATCACTTTTAAAGATAGTGATGTTATGGATGCTTTGGCAAATTTTGCACTTATTCGTATCGATGTAACAAATGGTGGATCACAAAATGATGAGATGCTAAGAAATTTTGGGCTTATTGATCCGCCTGCACTCTTGTTATTTAATGGTGGTGATGAGCTAAAATTTCTTAGAACTATCGGCTTTATAGATGCTAAAAATTTTCTAGCAAAGCTTGAGAAAATTAAATAA
- the nth gene encoding endonuclease III, which yields MRTKKDILEIKRRLLEEFKDAKSELKFRNLYELLVCVMLSAQCTDKRVNLITPALFEAYKDVYELASANLASLKLMINSCSFFNNKAANLIKMANSVVELYNGEIPLDEEKLKALAGVGQKTAHVVLLEATNANVMAVDTHVFRVAHRLDLSHAKTPEATEADLSHAFKTDLGKLHQAMVLFGRYTCKAKKPLCHECILNDLCNSKDKII from the coding sequence ATGAGAACAAAAAAAGATATTTTAGAGATAAAAAGAAGACTTTTAGAAGAGTTTAAAGACGCCAAAAGTGAGCTTAAATTTAGAAATTTATATGAGCTACTTGTCTGTGTCATGCTCTCAGCCCAGTGCACCGATAAGAGAGTAAATTTAATAACTCCAGCTTTATTTGAAGCATATAAAGATGTCTATGAGCTAGCTAGCGCAAATTTAGCGAGTCTAAAACTAATGATAAACTCGTGCAGCTTTTTTAATAACAAAGCTGCAAATTTAATCAAAATGGCAAACAGCGTGGTTGAGCTTTATAATGGAGAAATTCCGCTTGATGAAGAGAAGCTAAAAGCGCTTGCTGGAGTTGGACAAAAGACCGCTCATGTCGTACTTTTAGAAGCTACAAATGCAAATGTTATGGCTGTTGATACACACGTTTTTAGAGTGGCACACAGACTTGATCTTAGCCATGCAAAAACACCAGAAGCTACTGAAGCTGATCTTAGCCATGCCTTTAAAACAGATCTTGGTAAGCTTCATCAAGCCATGGTGCTTTTTGGACGTTACACCTGTAAAGCTAAAAAACCGCTTTGCCATGAGTGTATCTTAAATGATCTTTGTAACAGTAAGGACAAGATTATTTAA
- a CDS encoding peptidylprolyl isomerase, with product MKKFLFPAVLSLAAAVTLNAAVVATVDGDAISDSDISSLLSAAMPGFDASKLQPNEKKRIIDDLINRKLLLKDAKSSGIEKDVEYIKAVKAAQEGIAVELYMRKLFDGIKVSDSELKDFYNKNKASMNEPAQAKARHILVEDEKTANDIIAQLKNLKGEALTKKFAELASQKSIDKGSAAHGGALGWFGQSQMVKPFADAAFSMANGTVSTKPVKTQFGYHVILKEDGKAAGTVSFEQAKPEIEQAVKMEKFQAAVRQKSEALRQKAKIEYK from the coding sequence ATGAAAAAATTTTTGTTTCCAGCAGTTTTAAGTTTAGCAGCAGCTGTTACTCTAAATGCAGCAGTAGTTGCAACAGTTGATGGTGATGCTATAAGCGATAGCGATATTTCAAGCCTTTTATCAGCAGCCATGCCAGGATTTGACGCTAGCAAGCTTCAACCAAATGAGAAAAAACGTATTATCGACGATCTAATAAATAGAAAACTTCTTTTAAAAGATGCTAAGTCAAGCGGTATCGAAAAAGATGTAGAGTACATCAAAGCTGTAAAAGCAGCGCAAGAAGGCATCGCGGTTGAGCTTTATATGAGAAAGCTTTTTGATGGCATAAAAGTAAGTGATAGCGAGCTAAAAGATTTTTACAATAAAAACAAAGCAAGTATGAACGAGCCAGCTCAAGCAAAAGCAAGACATATCCTAGTTGAAGATGAAAAAACAGCAAACGACATCATCGCTCAACTTAAAAATTTAAAAGGTGAGGCGCTAACTAAGAAATTTGCAGAGCTTGCAAGCCAAAAATCAATCGACAAAGGCTCAGCTGCACATGGTGGCGCACTTGGCTGGTTTGGTCAAAGCCAAATGGTAAAACCTTTTGCAGACGCAGCATTTTCAATGGCCAATGGCACAGTTTCAACTAAACCAGTTAAAACTCAGTTTGGTTACCATGTTATCTTAAAAGAAGATGGTAAAGCTGCTGGTACTGTAAGCTTTGAGCAAGCAAAACCAGAGATCGAGCAAGCTGTAAAAATGGAGAAATTCCAAGCTGCTGTTAGACAAAAAAGTGAAGCTCTACGCCAAAAAGCAAAGATAGAATACAAATAA
- the fbaA gene encoding class II fructose-bisphosphate aldolase, with amino-acid sequence MGVLDIVKPGVLSGDDVTKLYAYAKEQGFAIPAVNVVGSDSVNAVLEAAKVANSPVIVQFSNGGAGFYAGKACENAAVLGAIAGAKHVHLLAKAYGMPVILHTDHAARKLLPWIDELVKASHEYKKTHGVPLFSSHMLDLSEENINENLSTCEKYLKELSELGISLEIELGVTGGEEDGVDNTSVDNALLYTQPEDVALAYERLSKISDKFSIAASFGNVHGVYKPGNVVLRPEILKNSQAYVAKKFNTKSDKPVNFVFHGGSGSELKDIKNAVSYGVIKMNIDTDTQWAFWDGVREYEAKNRAYLQGQIGNPEGDDKPNKKYYDPRKWLRSGEESMVKRLQTAFSDLNCLNRN; translated from the coding sequence ATGGGCGTTTTAGATATCGTAAAACCTGGTGTTTTAAGCGGAGATGATGTAACAAAACTTTATGCTTATGCCAAAGAGCAAGGTTTTGCAATACCTGCTGTAAATGTCGTAGGCAGCGACTCAGTAAATGCTGTTTTAGAAGCGGCAAAGGTTGCTAACTCGCCTGTTATCGTTCAGTTTAGTAATGGCGGTGCAGGTTTTTACGCTGGTAAAGCCTGCGAAAATGCAGCCGTTCTTGGTGCGATCGCTGGAGCAAAGCATGTTCATTTGCTTGCCAAGGCTTATGGCATGCCAGTCATTTTACACACTGACCACGCTGCTAGAAAGCTTTTGCCTTGGATAGATGAGCTAGTAAAAGCAAGTCATGAGTATAAAAAAACTCACGGCGTGCCACTTTTTAGCTCTCACATGCTTGATCTTAGCGAAGAGAATATCAACGAAAATTTAAGCACGTGCGAGAAGTATCTAAAAGAGCTTAGCGAGCTTGGCATCAGCTTAGAAATCGAGCTAGGCGTTACTGGTGGCGAAGAAGATGGCGTAGATAACACAAGCGTTGATAACGCACTTCTTTACACTCAGCCAGAGGACGTCGCGCTTGCTTATGAAAGACTAAGCAAGATAAGCGATAAATTTAGCATCGCAGCTAGTTTTGGCAACGTCCATGGTGTCTATAAACCAGGCAATGTCGTGCTAAGACCAGAAATTCTTAAAAACTCACAAGCCTATGTCGCTAAGAAATTTAACACAAAAAGCGATAAGCCAGTAAATTTTGTATTTCACGGCGGAAGCGGCAGTGAGCTAAAAGATATCAAAAATGCTGTAAGCTACGGTGTTATCAAGATGAACATTGACACCGATACGCAGTGGGCATTTTGGGACGGCGTGCGTGAGTATGAGGCTAAAAATAGAGCATACTTGCAAGGTCAGATCGGCAACCCAGAGGGCGATGATAAGCCAAATAAAAAATACTACGATCCAAGGAAATGGCTAAGAAGTGGCGAGGAGAGCATGGTTAAGCGTCTTCAGACTGCTTTTAGCGACTTAAACTGCCTAAATAGGAACTAA
- a CDS encoding MotA/TolQ/ExbB proton channel family protein — translation MQNQNDFSELSVPKERQAHSFFVFFKVIFIPLAIYILAILAYLGVINFQMKLHTIVMMGVILFVAFVFSRHSALVAYSNFLANAKDYKIRLKEFIIAHLFEISSVKKANAKFEDFFESYTRNFRNDNLANIGQAVFPMLGILGTFISIAISMPSFSSSTANGLEKEIAILLNGVATAFYVSIYGIFLALWWMFFEKIGISKFERFYSEQKELSREFFWQENELNANFMKASVGYFKDSHDAFKMVLDDKFVKELSEQTNEKFNSLKELCEVEKNIINQSKAELSVSLKMLNESGLKQDEFVKIHSDILKAVGAFSNAFKDMEVKILTEHAKLGEIFSRNLNATKESQLKFEQTIKSFDAILKEFSLSLMKEQNEALKAFRTSLVESATIFKAAYEQEGRSLEREKERESLIAELKKNIDEIDKEANSVIEKIENLVQ, via the coding sequence ATGCAAAATCAAAATGATTTTAGTGAGCTAAGCGTGCCAAAAGAGCGCCAAGCTCACTCTTTCTTTGTCTTTTTTAAAGTTATCTTTATCCCTTTAGCTATCTACATCTTGGCGATACTAGCCTATCTTGGTGTTATAAATTTTCAGATGAAGCTTCACACCATCGTGATGATGGGCGTTATACTCTTTGTCGCTTTTGTGTTTTCACGCCACAGCGCCTTGGTCGCTTACTCAAATTTCTTAGCAAATGCCAAAGATTACAAGATAAGGCTAAAAGAATTTATCATCGCTCACCTTTTTGAAATTTCAAGCGTCAAAAAGGCAAACGCTAAATTTGAAGATTTTTTTGAGAGCTATACAAGAAATTTTAGAAATGACAACCTAGCAAACATTGGCCAAGCAGTCTTTCCTATGCTTGGAATTTTGGGCACATTTATCAGTATCGCCATCTCCATGCCAAGCTTTAGCTCAAGCACTGCAAACGGACTTGAAAAAGAGATCGCTATACTGTTAAACGGCGTAGCTACGGCGTTTTATGTATCGATTTATGGCATATTTTTAGCACTTTGGTGGATGTTTTTTGAAAAGATCGGCATTAGTAAATTTGAGAGATTTTACAGCGAGCAAAAAGAGCTAAGCCGTGAGTTTTTCTGGCAGGAAAATGAGCTAAATGCAAATTTCATGAAAGCAAGTGTAGGCTACTTTAAAGATAGTCACGACGCCTTTAAAATGGTGCTTGATGATAAATTTGTAAAAGAGCTAAGCGAGCAGACAAATGAGAAATTTAACAGCCTAAAAGAGCTTTGCGAGGTTGAGAAAAATATCATCAATCAAAGCAAGGCAGAGCTTAGTGTAAGTTTAAAAATGCTAAATGAATCTGGACTAAAACAAGATGAATTTGTAAAAATCCACTCCGATATATTAAAGGCGGTTGGAGCGTTTTCTAATGCATTTAAAGATATGGAGGTTAAAATTTTAACCGAGCATGCAAAGCTTGGCGAAATTTTTAGCAGAAATTTAAACGCCACAAAAGAGAGCCAGCTTAAATTTGAGCAGACTATCAAGAGTTTTGACGCCATTTTAAAAGAATTTTCTCTCTCTTTGATGAAAGAGCAAAACGAAGCATTAAAGGCATTTAGAACCTCGCTCGTGGAGAGTGCTACGATATTTAAGGCAGCCTACGAGCAAGAGGGCAGGAGCTTGGAGCGTGAAAAAGAGCGCGAGAGCCTCATTGCTGAGCTTAAGAAGAATATAGACGAGATCGATAAAGAAGCAAATTCTGTAATAGAAAAGATCGAAAATCTAGTGCAATGA
- a CDS encoding OmpA family protein yields MKIDKNNEDQSSFWVSYADLMAGLLFVFMLLIGAVVVKYVLTQNTLENKEQAIITALANLKDAQGKNFTLEELNDALKSELSKISDENINLKKSNEIFVIQIDALKEKLAQLIDENKDANASIKELNASIFDLNQKMIVLNDEISSKDRALSDANSSSEKNLAKIAFLLEQVSQREARYDELLRDLNVTRDRVKNLTGIRVKVISALKDRLGSSIEIDPNSGALKLSSSVLFDKGSAVLKEEVKEELKATLSKYFDVLLNDKEIASNIDQIVIEGFTDSDGSYIYNLELSQKRAYAVMEFINSFSDDARLRKLLVASGRSYNELVFKDGAEDKDASRRIEIKFSLSNKEAINEIEKFLEFKGD; encoded by the coding sequence ATGAAAATAGACAAAAATAACGAAGATCAATCGAGCTTTTGGGTTTCGTACGCGGACTTGATGGCGGGTCTGCTCTTTGTTTTTATGCTGCTAATCGGCGCTGTCGTCGTAAAATACGTCCTAACTCAAAACACCCTTGAAAATAAAGAGCAAGCTATCATCACAGCTTTAGCAAATTTAAAAGACGCCCAGGGTAAGAATTTCACACTCGAAGAGCTAAATGACGCCCTAAAAAGCGAGCTTTCAAAGATAAGCGACGAAAACATAAATTTAAAAAAATCAAATGAAATTTTTGTCATCCAAATAGACGCCCTAAAAGAAAAGCTAGCCCAGCTCATAGATGAAAACAAGGACGCAAATGCGAGCATAAAAGAGCTAAATGCTAGCATTTTTGATCTAAATCAAAAGATGATCGTGCTAAATGATGAAATTTCATCAAAAGATAGAGCGCTTAGCGATGCAAATTCAAGCAGCGAGAAAAATTTAGCCAAGATCGCCTTTTTGCTCGAGCAAGTGAGCCAAAGAGAGGCTAGATATGACGAACTTTTAAGGGATCTAAACGTCACTCGTGACAGGGTCAAAAACCTAACTGGCATAAGGGTAAAAGTGATCAGCGCCCTAAAAGATAGGCTAGGATCAAGCATCGAGATCGACCCAAACTCAGGCGCGCTAAAGCTTAGCTCATCAGTGCTTTTTGATAAGGGGAGTGCAGTCTTAAAAGAAGAGGTTAAAGAGGAGCTAAAGGCCACGCTTAGTAAGTATTTTGACGTGCTTTTAAATGATAAAGAGATCGCCTCAAACATCGATCAGATCGTCATAGAGGGCTTTACAGATAGCGATGGAAGCTACATTTATAACCTAGAGCTTTCACAAAAAAGAGCCTACGCGGTGATGGAGTTTATAAACTCATTTAGCGATGATGCACGCCTTAGAAAGCTGCTTGTCGCAAGTGGCAGAAGCTACAACGAGCTAGTTTTTAAAGACGGAGCCGAGGACAAGGACGCTTCAAGACGTATAGAGATCAAATTTTCACTCTCAAACAAAGAGGCTATCAACGAGATAGAGAAATTTTTGGAGTTTAAAGGTGATTGA
- a CDS encoding pyridoxal-phosphate dependent enzyme, which yields MIDKIRIRGREFWLLRDDLLGEFNGNKARKLEYFLKADLSGIKAIVSHGSSQSNAMYSLSLFAKLKGLKFYYVVSHLSSNLEQDPVGNFKFALENGMEIFVKEEREKFAKELAKSKNALFINEGVAQSEAELGFITQAREINEWSKKSGIRPDIFLPSGTGTSACYLAKHTDLSVFTTPCVGDSDYLKKQIYELDKNSKVQILNPPRKYHFGNLYQELYEIWLEVCKSGVEFDLVYDPVGFITLFANLDKFGSEILYIHQGGILGNITQRQRYERKLKLKEHK from the coding sequence GTGATTGATAAAATTCGCATAAGAGGGCGAGAATTTTGGCTTTTAAGAGATGATCTGCTAGGCGAGTTTAACGGCAACAAAGCAAGAAAGCTAGAGTATTTTCTAAAGGCCGATCTTAGCGGCATCAAAGCCATCGTGTCTCACGGCTCAAGCCAGTCAAATGCTATGTATAGCCTAAGCCTTTTTGCCAAGCTAAAGGGGCTTAAATTTTACTACGTCGTCTCTCATCTAAGCTCAAATTTAGAGCAAGATCCAGTTGGAAATTTCAAATTTGCACTTGAAAATGGCATGGAAATTTTTGTAAAAGAGGAGCGTGAGAAATTTGCTAAAGAGCTAGCAAAGAGTAAAAATGCGCTCTTTATAAACGAGGGCGTGGCGCAAAGCGAGGCTGAGCTTGGCTTTATCACGCAGGCACGCGAGATCAATGAGTGGAGCAAAAAAAGCGGCATAAGGCCTGATATCTTTTTGCCCTCAGGCACAGGCACAAGCGCATGCTACCTAGCAAAGCACACCGATCTTAGCGTTTTTACAACTCCTTGCGTGGGGGACAGCGACTATCTAAAAAAGCAAATTTATGAGCTAGACAAAAATAGCAAGGTGCAAATTCTAAATCCACCAAGGAAGTATCATTTTGGGAATTTATACCAAGAGCTTTATGAAATTTGGCTAGAGGTTTGCAAAAGTGGCGTGGAATTTGACCTAGTGTATGACCCTGTTGGCTTTATCACGCTTTTTGCAAATTTAGACAAATTTGGGAGCGAAATTTTATATATCCACCAGGGCGGAATTTTAGGTAACATTACACAAAGACAAAGATACGAGAGAAAATTAAAATTAAAGGAGCATAAATGA